In Sphingomonas sp. BGYR3, the genomic stretch GGCGGCAGTAACCGGCGTGCGGCGCGAGGGCCGCAATCTGCGGCTGACGCTGACCGGCGGACTGGAAGCGCCGGTGGCGCGGGGCAAGGCCGCCGAGCTTGAGGCGGCAGGCTGGTTCTGACCCGTCAGCCGGGGCGGCCGACCAGCGCATGATCGCGGCATCCGCGCCAGACGCGGACCGCCTGAACCGTTTCCGGCACGTCATGGACGCGCAACAGCTGGCAACCCGCCTCTGCCCCCCTGATCGCCAGCGCGACGGAGCCGCCGAGCCGGCGGTCCACCGGCGCCTCGTTATCCAGCGCGCCGATCAGCCGCTTGCGGCTGGCCCCCAGCATCACGGGACAGCCAAGACCATGGAACAGCGTCAGCCCGTTGAGCAGGGCCAGATTGTCGGTCAGCCCCTTGCCGAACCCTATGCCCGGATCAATCAGGATGTTCGACCGCTGAATACCGCGCGCGCTGACGGCGGCGATCCGCGCCTCCAGCCAGTCATACACGTCGATCAGCGGATCGGCATAACCGGAGCCGCCGTGCGGCCCGCTCGCCGGATCGGGCGAGTGCATCAGGATGACGGGACAGCCGGCCGCCGCCACGACCTCGACCGCGCGCTCGTCATAGGCAAGGGCGGCGACGTCGTTGATGATGTGCGCCCCGGCGGCAAGCGCTGCCTCCATCACCGCGGCCTTGCGGGTATCGATCGACAGGGCGGCGCCGGATGCCGCCAGCCGTTCGATCACCGGGACAACGCGCTTGATCTCGTCCCCTTCCCACACGGTGGTAGCGCCCGGCCGGGTGGATTCGCCGCCAATGTCGATCAGCGCAGCACCCGCCGCGCTCATGTCATAGGCGGCCTGGGCCAGGGCAGCGGGGTCATCGCCATGCGCGCCGCCATCGGAAAAGCTGTCGGGCGTGACGTTCAGGATTCCGGCGACCAGCGGCTGATCGAGGCGCAGCATCCGTTCGCCCGCGCGGATAACCGGGCGGGGGGCGGAGATCGCGGCGGCAAGCGTGC encodes the following:
- the folP gene encoding dihydropteroate synthase, giving the protein MTLNSLPADARLYLRPTAFIDSPIGLDGQVARLAGGLSWFSAYELIAVQQGRRIAQMLVRVEELPGLIAGLPDGQAERLRTLAAAISAPRPVIRAGERMLRLDQPLVAGILNVTPDSFSDGGAHGDDPAALAQAAYDMSAAGAALIDIGGESTRPGATTVWEGDEIKRVVPVIERLAASGAALSIDTRKAAVMEAALAAGAHIINDVAALAYDERAVEVVAAAGCPVILMHSPDPASGPHGGSGYADPLIDVYDWLEARIAAVSARGIQRSNILIDPGIGFGKGLTDNLALLNGLTLFHGLGCPVMLGASRKRLIGALDNEAPVDRRLGGSVALAIRGAEAGCQLLRVHDVPETVQAVRVWRGCRDHALVGRPG